Proteins found in one Triticum urartu cultivar G1812 chromosome 4, Tu2.1, whole genome shotgun sequence genomic segment:
- the LOC125551285 gene encoding scarecrow-like protein 33 has product MPAMAPAQEEPLGLVKPAPPPPPPSFFLDQPSITNGGSQSQQPQDDLALAYISRMLMEEDITDKFFYQHPEHPTLLQAEQPFAEILSASGIATAGAHGSSALLPSQGNNTGIMASAFLSSEIHSPPLFLNGTVTAEAPRSGVTMGDLSSMAFFKGMEEANSFLPTVNVMVDARGRKKRSGMDSETEACMGRSSKQIAVRVLAHNDSEEEETALELDLLILNGYDMYSNETMKERGGQAAHQSICRKAPCVRHSARQMVVADLETLLIRCAEAVATNDRSNAGDLLKKIKQHSLPTGDARQRLAYYFAEGLEARLAGTGRQIYHSITAANHTSTVELFKSYHLCIAACCFLKVSLNFSNKNIYNAVAGRKKLHIVHYGVNDGFQWPDLLRWLADREGGPPEVRITGIISPQPGPCPVKQAKETKRRLSYCARQFGVPFKFHAIIAKLETVHAEDLDIDPDEVLVVNNMFHFRTLMDESLTFDMENPRDLVLNTIRKMKPSMLIHAAVNGAYSSAFFMTRFRQALNNFTAQFDMMESTMMQNKDKRLLVERHIFARSVMNIIACEGPDRVERPQNYKEWHARNQRAGLRQLSLDPDIVKMLKDQVKKQYHKHFMIDEDQRWLLLGWKGRVLYALSTWVADDASGSQLE; this is encoded by the coding sequence atgccTGCAATGGCTCCCGCCCAGGAAGAGCCGTTGGGGCTCGTCAAGCCTgcgccaccgccaccgccccCTTCCTTCTTCCTCGACCAACCCTCGATAACCAACGGTGGCTCACAGTCACAGCAGCCGCAGGATGACCTGGCCTTGGCATACATCTCGCGCATGCTCATGGAGGAGGACATCACCGACAAGTTCTTCTACCAACACCCTGAGCATCCGACGCTCCTGCAGGCCGAGCAGCCCTTCGCTGAGATCCTCTCAGCCTCCGGCATCGCCACAGCTGGTGCCCATGGGTCCTCCGCTTTACTTCCAAGTCAAGGCAACAACACGGGCATCATGGCTTCCGCGTTCTTGTCCAGCGAGATACATAGTCCACCCTTGTTCTTGAACGGCACAGTCACAGCGGAGGCGCCCAGGAGCGGCGTCACCATGGGCGACCTGTCGAGCATGGCTTTCTTCAAAGGCATGGAGGAGGCCAACAGCTTCTTGCCCACAGTCAATGTGATGGTGGATGCTAGGGGGCGTAAGAAGAGGTCTGGCATGGATAGCGAGACGGAGGCGTGCATGGGCAGGAGCAGCAAGCAAATAGCGGTGCGGGTGCTGGCGCATAATGATTCGGAGGAGGAAGAGACCGCACTTGAGCTGGACCTGCTCATCCTCAACGGCTATGACATGTACTCCAATGAGACGATGAAGGAGAGGGGGGGCCAGGCGGCGCATCAGAGCATTTGCAGGAAGGCGCCGTGTGTGAGGCACAGCGCGAGGCAGATGGTGGTGGCTGATCTGGAAACGCTGCTGATCCGCTGTGCGGAGGCGGTGGCTACCAACGACCGGAGCAACGCCGGCGATCTACTGAAGAAGATCAAGCAGCACTCGCTACCAACAGGAGACGCAAGGCAGCGACTGGCATATTACTTCGCCGAGGGGCTGGAGGCACGACTGGCGGGCACAGGGAGGCAAATATACCACTCGATCACCGCGGCGAATCACACCTCCACCGTGGAGCTCTTCAAAAGCTACCACCTGTGCATAGCCGCCTGCTGCTTCCTGAAGGTGTCGCTTAACTTCTCCAACAAAAACATCTACAATGCCGTGGCGGGGAGAAAGAAGCTGCACATTGTGCACTATGGTGTCAACGATGGGTTCCAGTGGCCGGATTTGCTCCGGTGGCTAGCAGACAGGGAGGGTGGGCCACCGGAGGTGAGGATCACCGGCATTATTAGCCCGCAGCCTGGGCCCTGTCCGGTTAAGCAAGCCAAGGAGACAAAACGCAGGCTCAGCTACTGCGCAAGGCAGTTTGGCGTGCCATTCAAGTTCCATGCTATCATAGCCAAGTTAGAGACTGTCCACGCTGAGGACCTCGACATCGATCCAGACGAGGTGCTCGTCGTGAACAATATGTTTCATTTCAGGACATTGATGGATGAGAGCCTCACCTTTGACATGGAAAACCCAAGGGACCTGGTGCTCAACACTATCAGGAAGATGAAACCATCCATGCTCATCCACGCTGCTGTCAATGGAGCATATAGCTCGGCGTTCTTCATGACTCGTTTCCGCCAAGCGCTCAACAACTTCACAGCGCAGTTTGACATGATGGAGAGTACCATGATGCAGAACAAAGACAAGAGGTTACTGGTGGAGCGGCACATTTTTGCACGCTCTGTGATGAATATCATTGCCTGTGAGGGCCCTGACCGGGTGGAGCGCCCTCAGAACTACAAGGAGTGGCATGCGCGGAACCAGCGAGCCGGACTAAGGCAGCTGTCATTAGACCCTGACATTGTTAAGATGCTCAAGGACCAAGTGAAGAAGCAGTACCACAAGCATTTCATGATTGATGAGGATCAACGGTGGCTTCTGCTCGGATGGAAAGGCCGGGTGCTCTACGCCCTCTCGACATGGGTAGCTGATGATGCTAGTGGCTCTCAACTGGAGTAG
- the LOC125551286 gene encoding scarecrow-like protein 33 yields MAPTPYVFPNPNLQPAPALQQPHDDLALDYISRMLMEEDIVDKFIYQYPDPAALLQAQHPFAQILTTSDTTTSSDMLTSALPIRHIQNPAFFLNDNGVADPNNSMDMISSMAFFRGMEEANRFLPRYSGAVEGSNMPHGGGGNGAEAGRSSKQMAVQVHPESKEESDMLDQFMLNSYDMCTTEARERCDEAEQQPISTKAPRGRRGARLAVVDDLETLLIRCAEAVATNDQRSACELLWRVKRHSSPTGDATQRLAHYFAEGLEARLAGRGSQLYRSLMVKCTPVVEVLKAYKLFMSACCFMKVCFLFSNKTIYNAVMGRHKLHIVHYGVNDGFQWPDLLRWLAEREGGPPKVRITSITSLWPGFRPAEQTYDTGQRLYRCAKQFGVPFKFRVIPAKAEDVRVEDLDINPDEVLVVNSLIHFRSLMDESVVIDRLNPRDMVLNTIRKMKPAVFVHAIVNASYNTTFFVTRFRQVLHNFAAHFDMMEATVPRDNDERLLVERDIIARCAMNIIACEGTDRVERPQNYREWQARNQRAGLRQLALDPDIVQFLKDIVKKQYHKHFVINEDHQWLLQGWKGRVLYAISTWVSDDASSTQVT; encoded by the coding sequence ATGGCACCCACGCCCTATGTCTTTCCCAATCCCAACCTGCAGCCTGCTCCGGCGTTGCAACAGCCGCATGATGACCTGGCCCTCGACTACATCTCGCGCATGCTCATGGAGGAGGACATCGTTGACAAGTTCATATACCAGTACCCTGACCCCGCCGCGCTGCTGCAGGCCCAGCATCCCTTCGCACAGATCCTCACCACCTCCGACACCACCACCTCATCCGACATGCTCACCTCAGCCTTGCCAATCAGACATATCCAGAACCCAGCCTTCTTTTTGAATGACAATGGCGTGGCAGATCCCAACAACAGCATGGACATGATCTCGAGCATGGCATTCTTCAGAGGAATGGAGGAAGCCAACAGATTCTTGCCCAGATACAGCGGGGCCGTGGAGGGTAGTAACATGCctcacggcggcggcggcaacggGGCAGAAGCTGGAAGGAGCAGCAAGCAAATGGCTGTGCAGGTGCACCCTGAATCCAAGGAGGAGAgcgatatgttggaccagttcatGCTCAACAGCTACGACATGTGCACCACTGAGGCACGTGAGCGATGTGACGAGGCGGAGCAGCAGCCCATCTCCACCAAGGCGCCGCGTGGGAGGCGCGGCGCTAGGCTGGCGGTGGTGGACGACCTGGAGACACTGCTGATCCGTTGCGCGGAGGCAGTGGCCACTAACGATCAGCGCAGCGCGTGCGAGCTGCTGTGGCGGGTCAAGCGGCACTCTTCCCCAACAGGAGACGCCACACAGCGACTGGCGCATTACTTTGCTGAGGGTCTAGAGGCACGGCTGGCTGGTAGAGGGAGCCAGCTTTACCGATCGCTAATGGTGAAGTGCACCCCCGTCGTCGAGGTCCTCAAGGCCTACAAGCTCTTCATGTCCGCCTGCTGCTTCATGAAGGTGTGTTTCCTCTTCTCCAACAAGACCATCTACAATGCCGTCATGGGGAGACACAAGCTGCACATTGTGCACTATGGTGTCAATGACGGGTTCCAGTGGCCAGACTTGCTCCGGTGGCTAGCAGAAAGGGAGGGCGGCCCTCCGAAGGTGAGGATCACCAGCATTACCAGCCTCTGGCCAGGATTCCGTCCTGCCGAGCAAACTTACGATACAGGACAACGGCTCTACCGCTGCGCAAAGCAGTTTGGCGTGCCATTCAAGTTCCGCGTCATCCCAGCCAAGGCAGAGGATGTCCGGGTAGAGGATCTCGACATCAATCCTGACGAGGTTCTTGTCGTGAACAGCCTAATCCATTTTAGGTCCCTGATGGACGAAAGTGTTGTCATCGACAGGCTAAACCCCAGGGACATGGTGCTAAACACTATCAGAAAGATGAAGCCAGCCGTATTCGTCCATGCCATCGTGAACGCATCATACAACACGACATTTTTCGTGACACGGTTCCGCCAAGTGCTCCACAACTTCGCAGCACACTTTGACATGATGGAAGCCACGGTGCCACGAGACAATGATGAGAGGCTGCTGGTGGAGCGGGACATCATCGCACGAtgtgccatgaacatcatcgccTGTGAGGGGACAGACCGGGTGGAGCGCCCTCAAAACTACAGGGAGTGGCAGGCGCGGAACCAGCGAGCAGGGCTCAGACAGTTGGCACTGGACCCAGACATTGTTCAGTTTTTGAAGGACATAGTGAAGAAGCAGTACCACAAGCATTTCGTGATCAACGAGGATCACCAATGGCTTCTGCAGGGATGGAAAGGACGCGTGCTCTACGCCATCTCCACATGGGTATCTGACGATGCTAGCAGCACTCAAGTGACATAA
- the LOC125551287 gene encoding uncharacterized mitochondrial protein AtMg00810-like: MTTARTLLAVASARHWSISQLDVKNAFLNGELREEVYMQPPPGYSVPDGMVCRLRRSLYGLKQAPRAWFERFASVITAAGFSASAHDPALFIHLSPHGRTLLLLYVDDMIITGDDPEYIAFVKARLSEQFLMSGLGSLRYFLGIEVSSTSDGFFISQEKYIQDLLARAAFTDERVVETPMELSVHLRATDGDPLPDPTRYRHLVGSLVYLAVTRPDISYPVHILSQFVSAPTSVHYSHLLRVLRYLRGTISHRLFFPRSSSLQLQAYSDATWASDPSDRRSLSAYCVFLGGSLIAWKTKKQLAVSRSSAEAELRAMALLTAEVTWLRWLLQDFGVSVTTPTLLLSDSTGSGYCSTVCAFRVTVGGFPDEGPD; this comes from the exons ATGACCACTGCTCGTACACTTCTTGCCGTTGCCTCTGCACGCCACTGGTCTATATCTCAGCTTGATGTTAAGAAtgcctttcttaatggtgagctgcgtgaggaggtgtacatgcagccaccacctgggtattctgttcctgatggcatggtatgtcgtcttcgtcgctctctctatggccttaagcaagccccccgCGCCTGGTTTGAGCGCTTTGCCTCTGTGATCACTGCTGCTGGTTTTTCAGCAAGTGCTCATGATCCAGCATTGTTTATTCACCTTTCTCCTCATGGTCGGACTCTTCTTCTtctctatgttgatgacatgatcatcacggGGGATGACCCCGAGTATATTGCCTTTGTAAAGGCCCGTCTTAGTGAGCAGTTTCTTATGTCTGGTCTTGGATCTCTTCGCTACTTTCTTGGGATTGAAGTCTCTTCTACCTCTGATGGCTTTTTTATATCCCAGGAAAAGTATAtccaggatcttcttgctcgtgcTGCTTTTACTGACGAGCGCGTTGTTgagactcctatggagctcaGTGTTCACCTTCGTGCTACTGATGGTGATCCTCTCCCTGACCCGACGCGTTATCGTCATCTTGTTGGCAGTCTTGTCTATCTAGCTGTCACTCGTCCGGACATCTCTTATCCAGTTCATATTCTGAGTCAGTTTGTCTCTGCTCCCACCTCGGTTCACTATAGTCATCTCCTTCGTGTTCTCCGATATCTTCGAGGCACGATCTCTCACCGTCTATTCTTTCCTCGCTCCAGTTCTTTACAGCTTCAGGCCTATTCGGATGCTACGTGGGCTAGTGATCCTTCAGATCGCCGTTCACTTTCTGCTTactgtgtttttcttggtggttctctcattgcctggaagacgaagaaacagcttgcagtttcccgttcgagtgccgaggctgagttgcgagcaatggctcttttgacggcagaggtgacttggttacgGTGGTTACTTCAGGATTTTGGTGTTTCTGTCACTACACCGACTCTGCTCTTATCCGACAGTACAG GATCAGGTTATTGCTCTACAGTATGTGCCTTCCGAGTTACAGTTGGCGGATTTCCTGACGAAGGCCCAGACTAG